The Pleurocapsa minor HA4230-MV1 nucleotide sequence GGTATTGTCGATTTAGATCTCAAGCCGAGTAACGATCGAGTAGATAATTTACTAGATAATTTACTGCAAATTATTAGCCAAACCAATCAAGAGGATCGGATCGCGGTACGGCAAGATCGGCTTTATGTTCCACGCCTGCAAGCGACAGCAGATCTAGATTCTAGTGAATCTTTAGTATTAAGTACAGGTTCTTATCTGATTACTGGCGGCTTAGGTTCATTAGGTTTAAAAGCTGCTCAACTACTAGCAGATCGAGGTGCCAAGAATTTAATTCTCTTAGGTAGAAGTCAGCCTTCAGAACAGGCTCAACAGGCGATCGCTAATTTAGCAGAACAAGGAGTTACGGTTAAGGTGATCAATGTAGACATCACCGACTATGATGCCCTGGAACAAATTTTCCGCGCTAACAATTTAATCTCTCGTAAGGGCGAACCAACCTTCGCCCCTACATCATCCATTAAGGGAGTAATCCACGCTGCGGGAGTAATCGATGACGGCTTATTACAGAATCAAACTTGGGCAAGTTTCCAGCAAGTAATTGCCCCTAAAATAACGGGGGCTTGGAATTTACATCAAGCAACTCAGGATCTGGAACTAGATTTCTTTGTGCTTTTTTCTTCCGTCGCTGCCTTAATTGGTTCACCAGGACAAAGTAACTATACTGTCGCTAATGCAGGTTTAGATGCGATCGCGCGTTATCGTCATAGTCAAGGTTTACCCGCCCTAAGTATCAATTGGGGTGCGTGGGCAGATAGTGGCATGGCGGTTGAGCAAGGCTTTAAGGTTAAAGGCTTAAATCTGATTGAGCCTGAGGCTGGATTAGTGGCATTAAAACAGTTGCTTACAAGTAACGCAACTCAGGTAGGAGTGATCGATGCTGACTGGCAGGAATTAAGCCAGAAGTTTACTTATCTCCAGCAGTCTAATTATTTTTCCCAGCTAGTGACTCCAACAAATAGCTTAAATAAGCAGATTTTTCAAGAGTTACTGGCAACTCCCATTACCCAACGCCCCGCATATCTAACTCAATATCTGCAAACGGCGATCGCCGAAATTCTCCAGCTTGAACCCGCTAAATTATCTGTTAAGGATAGTTTATTGGATCTGGGTATGGATTCTCTAATGGTGATGGAAGCAATCAACCAGCTCAAAACTGATTTACAGTTGATTCTCTATCCACGAGAATTCTATGAACGTCCCCAAATTGAGCATCTAGCAGAATATCTCGCCAAAGAATTTGCCCAAGCCCATGAAGTAGTTACAAACAGTAATCCAGTATCTCAGCCCAAACGCAATCTCGCCACGGAAAAACTCGCTCCCGTAGCTTTTATTCTTTCTAGTCCTCGCTCAGGGTCAACTTTACTCAGAGTTATGCTGGCAGGTCATCCCAGCCTCTGTTCTCCGCCAGAACTGCACCTGCTACCTTTTGACACTATGGTCGAGCGATCGCAAGAATTAGGCGTATCCCAGCTAGGAGAAGGATTAAAACGGGCTTTAATGGCGTTGAAGGGAATTGATGCCATCCAAAGTCAGCAGTTAGTAGACGAGTTGTTGGCAGAAAATGCCACCGTTAAAGAAGTCTATGCTCAACTACAGCAACTAGCGGGCGATCGCCTGTTAGTCGATAAATCTCCAACCTACGCCAGCAACCGTGAAACGTTAGACAAGGCAGAAGCGATCTTTGATGGTGCTAAATACATTCATTTGGTACGTCATCCCTATTCCGTAATTGAATCTTTTACCAGAATGCGGATGGATAAACTAGTGGGTTCTGGTGATGGAGATCCCGCTCAATTAGCCGAATTAATCTGGCGTGACAGTAATCAGAATATTCTCCACTTAGCTGAAGAGATTGACCCCAAACGCTATCATTTGGTTTATTACGAAGAATTGGTCAGTAACCCCCAATCAGTACTACAAGGCATTTGTGAATTCCTCGAAGTTCCTTTTGATGCTGCTGTTTTAACCCCTTATCAGGGCGATCGCCAGACCGATGGCGTGAGCGATACTGCTATGTCTTTAGGGGATCCTAACTTCCTCAAGCATCAAACCATTGATGCCCAGCTAGCAGAAGCTTGGAAAGAAATTAAGCTACCGAAAACTTTAGGTAAGTATACTCAGCAACTAGCCCAGCAGTTTAAATACGAACTGCCTCAAGAAGCCAACACCGATGTCGTCGATCTCCTGATGGAAGAAACCTTAATTACCATTAGAGGTTTAAAAATCTGTTTATGCACCTGGGGGCCAGAAGAAGGGCCATTAGTCCTCTGCTTACACGGTATTTTAGAACAGGGTGCAGCCTGGTCAGAAGTGGCGATTCGCCTAGCTCAAAAAGGTTATCGGGTAATTGCCCCAGACTTACGAGGACACGGTAGAAGCGATCGCGTCGGTAAAGGTGGTTCTTATAACCTAATCGATTTTTTGGGAGATATTGATGCTATTGTCGAGATTTTAGCAGGAAAAGCCTTTATTTTAGTTGGTCATTCTCTCGGTTCAGTCTTAGGCGCTATATTTGCCACAATTCGTCCCCAAACAATTAAAAATATTGTCTTAGTGGAAACTATTTTACCCACCTCCGAAGACAACGACGATCCGACAACTACTCTCACTAATCAACTAGATTCGATGGCATCACCTCCAGAACATCCCGTCTTCCCCGATATTCAAACTGCTGCCAAACGTCTACGTAAAGCAACCCCCGCGATTTCTCCTGCTCTGGCAATGCTCCTGGCCGAAAGAATTACCGAACCCTGTGAAGGTGGGGTAAGATGGCGCTGGGAACCTCTATTGCGTACTAGAACAGGGATTAGCTTAAACGGCATCGGGCGATCGCGCTATTTAAAACTGTTGCAAAAAATTAAAGTGCCAATTACTTTGGTTTACGGCGACAAAAGCAACTTCAATCGACTTGAAGATTTAACTAAACAACAGGAAGCAATGCCCAATGCTGTCAAGGTTGTCGTTTCTGGGGGACATAATCTACCTTTAGAAGCACCTTCCGCGTTGGCTAAAATTATTAGTAGTGCAGTAGCCTTGACTAATAAACTAATTCCCTAACTGACGTTACCCACAGAAGAGTTAGTAATTACTATTATGTGGGGAGATGGAGAAATAGGGAGATGGGGAGATAGGGAGATAGGGAGATAATTATTGCCCCAAGTCCCCGACGCGAAGCTAGTCCTTTAGGGCAAGTCCCCAAGTCCCCAAGTCCTCAAGTCCCTACGTAAAAACTAACGAATAAACATCAGAGCAATTCCAGCTAGAGAAACTACGACACCTAGTATTGCTCTCAAACTTATTTTTTCTCCCTGCAATGCTACTATCGGTAAGATAAATAGAGGACTGGTAGCCAAGAAGGTTTGCGCAATTCCCGTGGGGGCAAACTTGAGAGATATTTGTTGTAACCAAATCCCCAGATAAGTACTGCCGAAAGCAGCGATCGCAATTATTTCTAAACTACGTCTAGATAGTTGCCATTGCATCGTAGTTTGCTTGGTAACAGGGAAAAACAGTAAGCCGATGACAATCACCGTCCCACCAATTAAACGAATTAAAGTACTTTCGAGCGGACTAACAGTCGATTGGATTAAAGCGTACCTAGAGATAACTGCGCCTAAAGCTTGGGCGATCGCTGCTAAAATCCCCCACATAATGCCCTGGGGTGAGACACTACTCTGATCTACAGGGTTACGTTCACTGATTACCCAGGCTATTCCTAGAATAGTCAAAAAAATTCCGCACCAAGAACTATAGGCTAGCTGTTCGCCGATAAAAATTAATGCTAGCAATGCACCCATTGGGGGAGAGGAAGTTTCTAATAATAAGGTGCGTCTTGCGCCCAAACTATTTAAAGCTGAAAAGTAGGCGGTGTCTCCCAAACCAATACCGATCATACCGCTAATAGTTAGTAGAACGACAGTAGAAGTAGATAGGTTAATCAAAGCTGTACCCTGGATTAGTAGGGTGATAGCGACCAAAGCGATCGCAATTATGCCCTTATAGAGATTTAGCTGTAGGGGCGGAATTTTTAACCCCAGGCGACTATAAATAACCGAAGATATCGCCCAAAGTAATGCTGCACTTAAAGCAGCACTCTCACCAATAAGTTTGTTAAGTTCAACAGGCACTTAGATTAATCAATAAAAGGTTCAATACAATTTTCATTTAAGTAGCTTGACTTCATATTGGGGAAATATTGAATCAGTAGTAATGATCGTCAAATCATGATTAATTGCCTGGGAAATGAGCATTCGATCGAATGGATCTCGATGGTGATTGGGTAAATTTTTGGTATTTAACACACTAAAAATATCCAGATCGAGGATCGTATATCCATCTTTGATACAAGACTCAACAATTAAATCATCTAATGATTTGGGTAATTCAAGTTTTCCTTTCGAGATCTTGATTGCCATTTCCCAAGCGGAAACAACAGATAAGTACATTGTGTTGCTTGAATCTAAAATTACCTCTTTTTGTCTTTCGCTTAATTCTTCGTCATTAGTCAGTAAAAAAATCCAAGCACAAGTATCCAGTAAACATTTCATTCTTGACTAAACACCAAAGAGATTATTGATGTCTTCATCTTCTTCATTAAAATCATCGCTAATTTTAATTTGACCAGCATATCTACCCAAAGGACTATTATGAGTCGAATTATCTTCAGCAATATATTTACTGAGTATGGCTTTAGGCACTCCTCGATTAGCAATAATTATTTGCTCTCCAGACTCAATTCTTTCTAGCAACTTAGATAAGTTCGTTTTTGCTTCGTGAATATTAACTTGCTTCATAACTTAGTTTATTAAACTTAGCTAATTATAGCTTTACCTGTCTGGCTTATTTCATATTTAAACTAATACTTAAATAAAATTAAAATAGTAGAGTGTACTTACGTTGCATGGCAAATAACATAAATGAGTATTCAGATAGAGTCAGACTTAAAAGAAATCTTTGCTAAATTCGATCAAAAACTAGATAAGTTAGATAGCAAACTAGATAAACTGACTGAAAACGTTACAGAATTAAAAGTAGGTCAAGCCAAGTTGGAAGGAAAAATTAACGCTATTGATGAAAAGTTATCTGGTCAAATTAAGTCAGTTGATGAAAGACTCTCAGGTCAAATCAACGCTGTTGATGAAAAGTTATCTGGTCAGATCAAGTCAGTTGATGAAAGACTCTCGGGAAAAATAGATGCTTTAGGAGCGACGGTGAGTGGATTAGACAAAAGAGTCAGTAACCAGGAGTTTACTAATCGTGGCGTATTAGTAGGACTAATTTTAGTAATTCTTGGTGGTGCAGCAAAATTTTTTGGTTTTATGAATAATTAAATTAATAGCAAATGTTTACTAAGATAAGAACCTTCAAATATTCGATATAGTAAATGTCTGAGATAATTTTCCGAACTAGACTAGGAGATACATATTGTGACCCTGATAAGTGATAGCCCTATTGATTCAACCATCGCCAAGCCTGCCAGATACTTAGGTAATGAACTTGGTGCAGTACATAAACCTTGGACAGATGCCGAGGTGCGCTGGGTGCTGACTTATCCTGAAGTTTATGAAGTAGGAGCTTCAAACTTGGGTCATATTATTCTTTACAATATTATTAACGCGCAACCGCAACAATTATGCGATCGCACTTATCTCCCCGCACCAGATTTATCAGCCAAGTTAAGAGACACTAATACCCCCTTGTTTGCTTTAGAATCAAAGCGATCGCTTCAAGACTTTGATATTTTAGGTTTTAGTCTTAGTTATGAACTTGGGGCGACAAATATTTTAGAAATGCTCAGTTTGGCGCAGATTCCCCTTACTTGGCAAGAAAGAAATGCAGGGGATTATCCGTTAATTTTTGCGGGGGGACAAACCGCTACTTCTAACCCCGAACCTTATGCTGATTTCTTTGATTTTATTGCTTTGGGTGATGGGGAGGAATTATTGCCTGAGATCGGGTTGGTTATCAAAGAAGGTAAAGCAGCAGGATTGAGCAAGGAGGAGTTATTGCTCGATTTAGCCCAAGTTCCTGGAGTATATGTCCCCAGGTTCTATGAAATGGCAGAAGATGGCTCAGTACATCGGATTACAGATGATGTTCCCCAGCGAATCTTACGTCGGGTAGCAACTCCTATTCCCGCTTATTCCATTGGCTTAGTACCCTATATTGAAACCGTACACGATCGCCTGACGGTAGAAATTAGACGAGGCTGTACTCGTGGTTGTCGTTTCTGTCAGCCAGGTATGTTAACTCGCCCCGCGACGGATGTTGAACCAGAAAAAGTGGTAGATGCGATTGAAAAGGGAATGCGGGCAACAGGCTATAATGAGTTCTCTTTACTTTCTTTGAGTTGTTCCGACTACTTAGCTTTACCAGCAGTAGGGATGGAGATCAAAAACCGCTTGCAAGCGGAAAATATATCTTTGTCTCTACCCAGTCAACGGGTAGATCGTTTTGATGACAATATTGCCGATATTATTGGGGGAATCCGCAAATCTGGACTGACTTTTGCCCCCGAAGCTGGTACTCAGCGGATGCGGGATGTAGTGAACAAAGGATTGACCAACGAAGAGTTATTACGGGGGATTCAAACTGCCGTTACCCGTGGCTGGAATAGGGTCAAGCTATATTTTATGATTGGCTTACCTGGAGAAACTGATGTTGACGTGGTGGGGATTGTCGATACGGTGCGCTGGTTACGTCGTGAATGTAGTCAGATGAGTAATAAACGTCTCAACTTTAATATCACTATTTCTAACTTTACTCCCAAACCTCACACTCCTTTTCAATGGCACTCAGTCTCAACCAGTGAGTTTAGACGGAAGCAAGAATTACTTAAAGAGGAATTTCGTCGAGTGCGAGGAATCAAAGTTAACTATACCGACGTGCGCATCTCAGCCATGGAAGATTTTGTCGGTAGAGGCGATCGCCGTTTAGCCCCTGTCGTCAAACGGGCTTGGGAATTAGGTGCTGGTATGGATTCCTGGTGGGAAAACCTAGAACAAGCCTATGGTGCATGGTCAAAAGCGATCGCCGAAGCAGATTTAACCTGGAAATACCGTCAGGTGGAAGATGGGGAATGGAATATTTTCGATCATTCTGATAGTGCAACATCGATCAAAGATGCCACTGGCGCACCTTTACCCTGGGATCATATCAATACAGGCATCGATAAACAGTGGCTGAAAGAAGATCTACAAAGAGCGTTAGATGCTGCTACTGTTCCTGACTGCGCCTTTGAGGGCTGTTCTCACTGTGGGGTATGTGGTACAGACTTTGGGCATAATATTGTTGTTCAACCCCCTGCTATTCCTGAGTTTGCAGGACACTTTAAACCCAATCAGGATAAGGAACAAAAGATCAGAATGTGGTTTGGCAAAATTGACGAAATGAGTCTGATTAGCCATCTGGATTTAGTCCGCTTATTCGATCGCGCTATCCGTCGTGCAGCTTTACCAATTTCCTTTACAGGAGGATATCATCCAGGGCCAAAAATTGCCATTGCTAATGCCTTATCCTTGGGTATTACTAGTAACGGGGAGATAGTTGATTTTGAATTGACAGAAGACATGGATATTGAAGAATTCCGCACTAGACTGGCTGCTCAATTACCTGAGAATGTGCCGATCTACAAAGTAGAGGAAGTCGATATTAAGTCGCTTAACGCTAGTCGGATCATGGATCGCGCCGAATATTTAATTACGCTCCAGGTAGCAGAAGATCTAGTACCCCCTTGGCAAAACTGGCTCGATGAGATTAACAATGCTCAGTCAATCCTCTGGGAGAAATTTACTAAGTCGGGAAGTAAAAAACAAATAAACTTACGCGATCGCCTGTTCTCTCTTACTTTAGAATCAGCTCAAGATGATCGAGCCGTAATTCGCTTTACTGGTAGCTGTCGCAATGATGGTACAAATTTATCACCAGATAATCTAGTTTATATGTTGGAACAGATCGCCAAGGTTGAGTTTCAGTTACTTCAAGTTCATCGCCAACAACTACTTTTAAATTAAAAGTCGACTATTTTGTAGTCTAAGTAACCATAATTTCAGTTTTTCAGCCTATAATACGTAAATCTAGAAACAGCTAGCTGATGTCAAGTGAGCTAGCTGCTAATCTACAATCGAACTAATTATCATTTAAACTATTAAGCCTGCAAGTTTAATAGTTTTTTTCATTGGCAAAATAAGCTATCGTTCCTAAACTTACTCCAATCACGTAACCACTGATTAAAACTACAATCAAAGCGATCGCTGTAGGTGAAAAAGTCATCATTAAACCTCTTTTTGTGTTTGCATTCATAACTTAACAGCAATGTCAATAATCTTCAACAAATATTAATGATCCCGTCAAATTGTTACAAAAGTTAATTTAATCTTCAGGTTTGTCTGAAGTTAGGTTTGTTTATAAGACGGTGCTGATTTAAAGTATGAAACCGATAATAATACTGTTCGTAGCTATAAGCTATAAGCTTTTTTGATTTTTTACTGGATCAGACAAAATTAAAAATCAGACCCTGATTCAGCAACGCCATTGAGAAGATCATCCTATTCTGAAAGAGCTGCTAAATCTTCGAGGTATAGCAATAATAGACAATGTTAAGACGTTTTTTCCCTATTACCTATTACCTATTACCTATTACCTATTACCTATTACCTATTACCTATTACCTATTACCTATTACCTATTACCTATTACCTATTACCTATTACCTATTACCTATTACCTATTACCTACTACCCATTTGCGAAGCTTATCCTTCAAGACTACCTACTACCTACTACCTACCACCTACGAGCCGATCACCCTAATTGTCTATCGCTAATTTTGTACGGCTATAGTATGTGCAAATCAATTATGAACTAGGTTGATTATGAGAAATTAAGGTTGAGCCGAATAGATTATGAGAAAAAACGGCTAGGTATCAATTTTAATACTGTATTTATAGTTAATTTCTGGATGGAGAATTGCTAGATCGGGCTGCATTTATAATTAGTGCTGTTAAAAAGAAATATAGAAGCGATCGATGAGATTAATCTGATTAATCTACTGATGATCGTGGCAAGCCAGCTCAGGGCAATTTCTAAGTTACTAGCTTTTTTGATGCAATATCTACATTAGTTTCATGCGACAAATAAAAAAAAACCTAGAATATGTAACAAAAATTACAATAGTTCATCTATTTTAATGTGAATCTATTATTCAGTAGATGACATCAGTAACTACTGAAATATTTAGCGCCAACTATTACTTATTAAGCGCGATTCATTTTTGTAATTCCAAATGTTTTTATTGGTTTTTTTAGCAAGAAAGTAATGGTTACTTAAACAGCAGTACGATATTTTGATTTAATTTGCCGATTGAATTGATTTGAACTTTAATCATCAATTTCTCTCAAAGTTTATACAACTACGAAATCTAGTCATGCTTCATCCTTGATTATTTTTAAAGTCTAAATTAATAGAGATTTGTATTACAAAA carries:
- a CDS encoding hemolytic enterotoxin, with translation MSIQIESDLKEIFAKFDQKLDKLDSKLDKLTENVTELKVGQAKLEGKINAIDEKLSGQIKSVDERLSGQINAVDEKLSGQIKSVDERLSGKIDALGATVSGLDKRVSNQEFTNRGVLVGLILVILGGAAKFFGFMNN
- a CDS encoding type II toxin-antitoxin system prevent-host-death family antitoxin, whose product is MKQVNIHEAKTNLSKLLERIESGEQIIIANRGVPKAILSKYIAEDNSTHNSPLGRYAGQIKISDDFNEEDEDINNLFGV
- a CDS encoding DMT family transporter codes for the protein MPVELNKLIGESAALSAALLWAISSVIYSRLGLKIPPLQLNLYKGIIAIALVAITLLIQGTALINLSTSTVVLLTISGMIGIGLGDTAYFSALNSLGARRTLLLETSSPPMGALLALIFIGEQLAYSSWCGIFLTILGIAWVISERNPVDQSSVSPQGIMWGILAAIAQALGAVISRYALIQSTVSPLESTLIRLIGGTVIVIGLLFFPVTKQTTMQWQLSRRSLEIIAIAAFGSTYLGIWLQQISLKFAPTGIAQTFLATSPLFILPIVALQGEKISLRAILGVVVSLAGIALMFIR
- a CDS encoding type II toxin-antitoxin system VapC family toxin — translated: MKCLLDTCAWIFLLTNDEELSERQKEVILDSSNTMYLSVVSAWEMAIKISKGKLELPKSLDDLIVESCIKDGYTILDLDIFSVLNTKNLPNHHRDPFDRMLISQAINHDLTIITTDSIFPQYEVKLLK
- a CDS encoding TIGR03960 family B12-binding radical SAM protein, giving the protein MTLISDSPIDSTIAKPARYLGNELGAVHKPWTDAEVRWVLTYPEVYEVGASNLGHIILYNIINAQPQQLCDRTYLPAPDLSAKLRDTNTPLFALESKRSLQDFDILGFSLSYELGATNILEMLSLAQIPLTWQERNAGDYPLIFAGGQTATSNPEPYADFFDFIALGDGEELLPEIGLVIKEGKAAGLSKEELLLDLAQVPGVYVPRFYEMAEDGSVHRITDDVPQRILRRVATPIPAYSIGLVPYIETVHDRLTVEIRRGCTRGCRFCQPGMLTRPATDVEPEKVVDAIEKGMRATGYNEFSLLSLSCSDYLALPAVGMEIKNRLQAENISLSLPSQRVDRFDDNIADIIGGIRKSGLTFAPEAGTQRMRDVVNKGLTNEELLRGIQTAVTRGWNRVKLYFMIGLPGETDVDVVGIVDTVRWLRRECSQMSNKRLNFNITISNFTPKPHTPFQWHSVSTSEFRRKQELLKEEFRRVRGIKVNYTDVRISAMEDFVGRGDRRLAPVVKRAWELGAGMDSWWENLEQAYGAWSKAIAEADLTWKYRQVEDGEWNIFDHSDSATSIKDATGAPLPWDHINTGIDKQWLKEDLQRALDAATVPDCAFEGCSHCGVCGTDFGHNIVVQPPAIPEFAGHFKPNQDKEQKIRMWFGKIDEMSLISHLDLVRLFDRAIRRAALPISFTGGYHPGPKIAIANALSLGITSNGEIVDFELTEDMDIEEFRTRLAAQLPENVPIYKVEEVDIKSLNASRIMDRAEYLITLQVAEDLVPPWQNWLDEINNAQSILWEKFTKSGSKKQINLRDRLFSLTLESAQDDRAVIRFTGSCRNDGTNLSPDNLVYMLEQIAKVEFQLLQVHRQQLLLN